The stretch of DNA TTTTTCCAAATTGCTTTGCCTAATGGTACGACTGCTTATACGCGTGATGGTGCATTTCAGGTCAATAGCCAAGGCACGATCGTAACCAGTAGCGGTTACGAGTTGTCGCCAGCAATTCAGGTGCCACAAGGCACAACCAGTATCACATTTGCCAAAGATGGTACGGTGTCGGCCATTGTAAATAATAACGCGGCAGCACCGATTCAAGTCGGTAATATTCAGACTGCCACCTTTATTAACCCACCGGGCTTGGAATCAATCGGTGGGAACTTATATCTGGAAACCTCTGCGAGTGGTGCGCCAACAGTGGGAACGCCTGGCACGAACGGTTTGGGTGCGATTAACCAAGGTTATACCGAAACGTCGAATGTGAATGCAACGGAAGAATTGATCAATATGATTCAGGCGCAGCGTGCGTTTGAGCTTAACTCCAAAGCTGTGACAACTACCGATCAAATGCTGGCGAAATTGTCGCAGATGTAATTGGCCATGATGGTGACTATGAAAAAATTGCGTTTAGTTTGCTGGAGTTTCTTGCTGCTTAGTCTGACTGCGTGTGTGGCACCACAGTCGATTGTGACTCAGCCAACCTCCGCACGCGCTCAGCCAAGCGTGCTGACTGGCAATAATAATGGCGCGATTTTTCAGGCGGCAACCGCCAAAATGCTGTTTGAAGAACCGGTGGCGCGCCGTATTGGCGATATTTTGGTTGTGACAATTGAAGAAAATCTAACCGCAGTTAATAAAGCCAATAGCAGTACGAATCGCGATGGTGGGCTCACTTTAAGCGGCTCGGCCGATATTCCGTATATGCCAGCTGCGCTTGGGAAGCTATTTAACGCCACCGCCGATATAAGTACCAATAATAAATTTGCAGGTAAAGGCGAGACTAATAGCACCAACACCTTCAAGGGTAGTATTGCGGTGACTGTGATTGATGTTTTTGCCAACGGCAATTTATCGATTGGTGGTGAAAAACAAGTTGTAGTAAATGGGTATAACAATGTCCTGCGCTTTACCGGGGTCGTGAATCCTAACGACATCAAGGCTGGAAATACGATTTCTTCTACCCGTGTTGCCGATGCCCGTATCGAGCAAGTGGGGCAGGGCGCAATTAGCGATGCAAATACGATGGGCTGGATGCAGCGGTTTTTCCTCTCGGTATGGCCGTTTTAATTGAATTGATGGGGCGGGTATATGCGTAAACTAATTTTGGCTATTGCCCTGTGTGTCTATACCTTGCCAGTGTATGCTGATCGCTTAAAGGATTTAGCTAGCTTTGCTGGCGTGCGCAATAACCAGTTGGTCGGTTATGGCTTGGTAGTTGGTCTTGATGGAAGTGGTGATCAGACCACGCAAACGCCATTCACCGTGCAATCGGTGGTGAATATGCTCACCAATATGGGGGTTCAGGTACCAACGGGCGGCAATTTGCAATTGAAAAATGTCGCTGCAGTGACTGTAACAGCAACGCTGCCGCCGTTTGCTCGCCCAGGCCAGCCACTTGATATCGTGGTGTCTTCCATTGGTAATGCAAAAAGCTTACGGGGTGGCACATTGTTAATGGCGCCTCTGAAGGGGGCCGATGGACAAATTTACGCCATGGCGCAGGGTAATTTAGTGGTTGCTGGCGCGGGCGCATCTGCTGGTGGTTCGAGTACGCAAATCAATCAGTTAGCAACAGGGCGCATCCCTGCTGGTGCCACGGTGGAACGTGCGGTGCCGACCTTGCTGGGCAACGGCGAGTTTGTGCAATTGGAGTTGCTCAAGACTGATTTTTCCACCGCCAGCCGTGTGGTCAATGCCATCAATAGCCAAATTGGCCCAGTGGCCGCCGCGCTGGATGGCCGGGTGATTCAAGTGCGTGCGCCACTCGACCCAAATCAGCGCGTTGCTTTCTTGGCCAAGCTTGAGGGTGTGAATGTCACGCCGGGTGAAACTTCGCCTAAGGTGATTATTAATGCCCGTACTGGTTCGGTGGTGATGAATCAGGCGGTGACGATTGATCCATGCGCGATTGCGCACGGCAATTTAACCGTAACTATTTTGGCGGATAACAAAGTCGAGCAGCCTAAACCATTAGCCAATGGACAAACTGCTAAAGTGCAAAACGCGGATATTGATATTGAAGTAGGTAAAGGCCCAGTGGTGCGCTTGCCAAAGGCCGCTACGCTCAATCAAGTGGTACGGGCGCTCAATGCGGTGGGTGCTACGCCGCAAGATTTGTTGGCTATTTTGCAAGCAATGAAAATTGCCGGTGCCTTGAATGCCGAATTGGAAGTGATTTAATGGCTTGGCAAACAAACTATGGGTATATGCATTTGGCTTAAAAATTGATTTGCTTTTAGTGGTATACCCCATCAGGTATTTAAAAGGCGCTCAGATTTGAGCGCCTTTTATTTTGGGCATACTCCTTGCTTGTAATCTGGCAAGTTCTTCAGGAGTATCGCCATGTTGCCCCGTGCCACGCTTGATTCGCAAAGTATTTCAGCTGATCCACGCAGCTTGGATCGTTTGCGTGCGAGCAGTCTGAATAATAAAGGCGCAGCAGCACAAGGGGCCGCGCAGCAATTTGAAGCACTGCTATTGCAGCAAATGCTCAGCGCAATGCGCAAGGCAGCGCCTACTGATGAGTTTGATCAAAGCGCAGCAAGTCAAACCTTTAAAGGGATGCGCGATCAGCAGCTAGCGCAAAATTGGGCTCAAAGTGGTGGTATTGGTTTTGCCAAGCTGATTGTGCGTCAGCTCAATATTCAGGATAACCCAGCACTGTTGCAGCAACCCTTGCTAAGCGAAGTGCGTGGCGCGATTAAACGCCCGCTAGTGGCTAACGCAGCGGCAGTAGCGGCAAAACCTGCCGCAGAAGGGTTGAGTGTTGCCGCCGACAGCAAGGCTAAATTGGATGCGGTGCCAGATTTTGTGCGCAAGCTCGGCGATGCCGCAAAATCGACTGCCGCCAATCTTGGTCTTTCGCCGCATTTATTGCTTGCCCACGCAGCGCTGGAAACCGGTTGGGGTAAAAAAGGTATCAAGTCGAGCGACGGGATTGAGTCGCACAATTTATTCGGTATTAAAGCGGGTAGTGGCTGGCAAGGTAAAACCGTTGATGTCCTAACCACCGAATACGTTGATGGCATTGCACAAAAGCGCATTGAGAAATTTCGCGCCTATGATTCGTATGCCGATTCAATGGCTGATTACGCCAGCTTAATTAAACGCCGCTATGGCGCTGCGGTAGCGCAAGGTAGCGATGCGATTGGCTTTGCCAAAGCCTTGGTGGCCGGAGGCTATGCCACTGATCCGCAGTATGTACAAAAATTAACGCGTGTTGCCGATCGAGTCGCAGAGCAATTAGGTCTCTCAAGAGTTAGCGCATAAAGCCGATATATATTCAAGGGGTTAAATCATGGCATCATCCGTTTTTGGTATCGGCGTATCAGGCTTAAATGCAGCAAGTCTGGGGCTAACGACGACCGGGCATAATATTTCGAATGTGAATACCGATGGTTTTTCACGCCAGCGCTTGTCGCAAAGTGCTCCATATCCATTGCTGTCTGGTAGTGGTTTTAATGGTCTGGGCGTGCAGGTTGATTCAATCACGCGGATGTATGATCGTTTTTTAACCAAAGCGGTTGAAGTGGCGCAAACCCAATCAAGCTATCAATCGACGCGGCTGTCGCATCTATCCGAAATTAATAATATCGTGGCAGACCCCACTGCGGGGGTGTCACCTGCATTGCAAGATTTTTTCAGTAATGTGCAAAACGTTGCGACTAATCCAGCTAGTCCACCGTCACGCCAAGCTATGCTGGCCAGCGCACAAACTTTGGTCAATCGTTTTCAGGTCTTCTCGCAGCGCTTGGAAGAGCAAAGAAGTGCGCTGAATGGCGAGATTACTAATACCATCGGCAATATTAATGGCTATTCTGAACAAATTGCTGAGTTGAATAATAAAATTGTTATTGCACAGTCTTCAGGGCAACCGCCGAATGATTTATTAGATCAGCGTGATTTGCTGGTAAAAGACCTCAATAAACTAGTAAAAGCTAATACGCTGACATTATCGGATGGCAGTATTAATGTCTTTATTGGTAATGGCCAAGGCTTGGTTGTTGGTGGCGTTGTGAATAAATTAACAGCACAGCCCAACCCAGCTGATCCGGAACGGATTACTGTGGGTTATCAGCAAAATAACCAAACAATTTTTTTGCCGGAAAATCAGCTTTCTGGCGGTCAATTAGGCGCTTTGCTTGATTATCGTAATCAATCATTAGATTTGGCGCAAAATAGTTTGGAGCGCACTGCACTAGGCTTGGTTGAAACGTTTAACCAGCAACACAAGGCCGGACAGGATTTGAATGGTAATTTGGGAAAAAACCTATTTGATATCCAACGCAGCAATGTGGTTGATTTGAATGTTGGGACTGCGCCTGGTGTTAATATTCGGGTGAGCTCACCGAATGGCACCGCTGAAAATAGTGATTTTTCGATTACGCCAAGCGGGGCAGGGTACGTCATCAAGCGGTTATCCGATAACGCCACAAGTGGGGTTATTGCGCTGGGAAGTACCGATCCAGTGACCGGTTTAACTTTGTCGGCAGCTCCTGCTGGGGCGGTGTTGCCAAATCAAAATGGCTTTTCGTTCCCTCCTGCAATTAGCCAGATTAACTTTAATACCAGCAATACAGGTAATGCTCAGTTGGGTGGTTACATTTCGAATGTGGGCCAATTGACCGCTAGTAACTATGAATTAAGTTATGACGGTACTAACTACACCATGTATCGCCAGAGTGATGGCGCACGCACGGTTTATTCGGCGGCCCAAATGGCGCAGGGGATTAACCAAGATGGCATGACATTGCGCATAAACTCTGGCGCGATGAATGCGAACGATCGCTTTGTGATCAAACCACTGGAAGGCATGATTGGCAGCTTGGCCGTTCGCACGACAGACCCCAAAGAAATTGCGGCTGCAGCGCCGGTGGTCTCTAGTTTGGGGGCGAGTAATACCGGCTCGGTTAAGGTGGTGCAGCATACGGTTGATACTCCATCGATTAGCTCGACCGACAGTGCGATAAATCCAGCGCTAAAAAATCAAGTTACGATTAATTTTACGAGTGCCACAAGTTTTACCTATACCGATACAGTGACTGGGGTTACCTCTGCGGCACAAACCTATACTGCGGGAATGACTTTGCAAATCAATGGTTGGAGCATGAAAATGGATGGCACCCCTGCTACTGGGGATACCATTACTGTGAAACCGAATATTGGTGGCGTGGCTGATAACCGTAATGCTTTGGCGTTAGGCAAGTTACAGACTACTCGACTTTTAGAAGGTGGTTCGGCCACCTATCAAGAATCGTATGGGCGTATGGTTAGCACGATTGGTACGCAAACCAACGAGGCAACCATTATGAGTAAGGCCCAAAATAAATTACTCGAAAATGCAGAAAGTAGTCGCGACTCAGTGTCAGCCGTCAATCTTGATGAAGAGGCCGCGAATCTGCTGCGTTACCAGCAAGCCTATCAAGCCGCAAGTAAAGTGATTCAAATTGCACAAAGTGCATTTCAAGAAATCATGAATATTGGCCGCTGATTTAGGCAGTTTTAGGAGTACAGGATATGCGCATCGCTACCACCACTTTATTTAATATTGGTTCAAGCAATTTGCAGGGGCATATTGCAGACCAAGCGAAGCTGCAAAGTCAGTTGTCGTCTGGTCGAAAAATTTTGACGCCAGCAGATGATCCAATTGCATCTGCGCGTATTTTGGATATTGCCCAAGCTAAATCAATTAATGAGCAATATGCAACCAACAGCAGTGCCGCAGATTCATTCATGCGCTTGAGTGAGAGCACCATGCATCAAGTTACCGGCCTCATTCAGAATGTACAGGAATTGGCGGTGAGCGCTGGGAATCCGGCCTTAGGGCCTGAAGAAAAACGGATGAAAGAAGCCGAGCTCAAAGGGCGTTATCAAGAGTTGCTCGCGTTGGCAAATACGACGGATGGGCAGGGCAATTATTTATTCTCTGGATTTAAAGGCGATACCAAGCCGTTTACCGAGTCCAGCTTTGGTAACGTTGGCTATTTTGGTGATGATGGTCAGCGTATTGTGCAAATATCAGATGGTCGCCAAATTCCAATTTCAGAATCTGGTGCGGATGTATTTCAGCGGATCAAGAACGGTAATGGCACCTTTGTTACTGCTTATAATTCAGCCAATGTTGGTTCTGGGATTGTTAGCCCTGGGGAGGTTACTGACCCACAGAAATGGGCTGCGGCACCCGCACCGCGTGATTTCTCGGTGCAATTTTATTGGCAGCCTAATGCCACTAAGCCTGAAGCCCCAATTATTACTTATGATTTAATTGATAGCTCTGGTGTCTCACTCATTAGTGGTGCTGCCACCGCGGGAAATACTAGTGGCCCCCGTACATTCTCTTCGGGAGGAGATATTGAATTTAAACGCTTGCCATCAGATCCTGCTGGCGCAGCGTGGGATTACGGGATTAAGATGAATGTATCTGGCTCGCCGATCCCACTTGACCCCACAACAAAAATTCCAACTGGGGCACCGGGTGCTGCTGATAATTTTTCAGTTAAACCTAGCACTAATGTTGATTTGTTTACCACCTTGGGTAAATTATCTACCGCGTTAAACTCTTATCAGATCGATGGTTCTGGCAAAGGGCAGGCATCTTTCCAAAATCAGCTGAATACAGCTTTATCTGATCTTTCGAACGCACTAAGTAATGTGGTGACAACTCAGGCGTACTTAGGTGCGCGAATGAACGAAACTGACTCAGTGAAAGACACCACTGAAGATTTGAAATTGCAGTATGCAAAAACGCTTTCTGGCCTACAAGACTTGGATTATGCCGCTGCGATTAGTGATTTCGCGCAAAATCAGATGGTTCTTGATGCTGCACGTAAGTCATTTGCTCAGGTGCAAGATTTGAGTCTGTTTAAATATATTTAATTTTGAGTAAGTGATGCTAAACCAACGGCTCGCACTGCGAGCCGTTTTTCGTGGTGAGCTATGAGTAAAGCAAAAAACCAATTTGTTTGTCGCCTTTGTGGTGGTGTGTCTCCCAAATGGCAAGGGCAATGCCCGCAATGTGGTGAGTGGAATAGTCTGGAAGAGCAGCAAGCTCAGGCTGCAGTGACTACGGGGCGCTTTCAAAGTCTTGCTGCTGATGGCGCGATCAAGAATTTATCGGATGTTGAGGCTGAGGAATTGCCTAGAACTCCAACCCATTTGGCAGAGTTAGACCGTGTACTTGGTGGTGGATTGGTGCCAGGCGGTGTTGTGCTTATTGGTGGAGATCCAGGTATCGGTAAATCAACCTTATTGCTACAGGCATTGGCTAAATTATCCGAGACGTTAGCTGTGCTTTATGTCAGCGGTGAAGAGTCTGCTCAGCAGATTGCTTTGCGGGCACGACGATTAGGGGTTCCGGCGGCAAAAGTTCGTTTATACCCAGAAATTAGCCTAGAAAAGATTTTGCTTGCGCTGGAAAAAGAGTCACCCAAAGTCGTTGTAATTGATTCAATTCAAACGATTTATACCGAAGCTTTAACCAGTGCTCCTGGTAGCGTAGCTCAAGTGCGTGAATGTTCAGCTCAATTGACCCGTTTTGCCAAGCGGCATGGCACCTCGATTTTATTGGTTGGGCATGTTACCAAAGAGGGGGCATTGGCCGGGCCGCGCGTGTTGGAGCACATTGTTGATGCCGTACTGTACTTTGAAGGAGATACCCATTCGAGTTTTCGCTTGATCCGTGCTATCAAGAATCGCTTTGGGGCCGTTAATGAGTTGGGGGTGTTTGCCATGACGGATAAAGGTTTACGCGAGGTAGCCAATCCGTCTGCATTGTTCTTGAGTCAACACGACACTCCGGTGCCAGGGTCTTGCGTCATGGTTACTCAAGAGGGATCGCGTCCAATGCTAGTTGAAGTGCAGGCGCTGGTTGATGATGCGCATGCCGCGCAGGTTAAACGGCTTGCTGT from Chitinibacter fontanus encodes:
- the flgG gene encoding flagellar basal-body rod protein FlgG; translated protein: MMRSLWTAKTGMDAMQFNIDVVSHNLANVNTNGYKRERAIFEDLMYQNLRQAGGATSQQTSLPSGLYVGTGTQIVATVRNHSVGNLQKTDGPLDLAINGDGFFQIALPNGTTAYTRDGAFQVNSQGTIVTSSGYELSPAIQVPQGTTSITFAKDGTVSAIVNNNAAAPIQVGNIQTATFINPPGLESIGGNLYLETSASGAPTVGTPGTNGLGAINQGYTETSNVNATEELINMIQAQRAFELNSKAVTTTDQMLAKLSQM
- the flgK gene encoding flagellar hook-associated protein FlgK, which translates into the protein MASSVFGIGVSGLNAASLGLTTTGHNISNVNTDGFSRQRLSQSAPYPLLSGSGFNGLGVQVDSITRMYDRFLTKAVEVAQTQSSYQSTRLSHLSEINNIVADPTAGVSPALQDFFSNVQNVATNPASPPSRQAMLASAQTLVNRFQVFSQRLEEQRSALNGEITNTIGNINGYSEQIAELNNKIVIAQSSGQPPNDLLDQRDLLVKDLNKLVKANTLTLSDGSINVFIGNGQGLVVGGVVNKLTAQPNPADPERITVGYQQNNQTIFLPENQLSGGQLGALLDYRNQSLDLAQNSLERTALGLVETFNQQHKAGQDLNGNLGKNLFDIQRSNVVDLNVGTAPGVNIRVSSPNGTAENSDFSITPSGAGYVIKRLSDNATSGVIALGSTDPVTGLTLSAAPAGAVLPNQNGFSFPPAISQINFNTSNTGNAQLGGYISNVGQLTASNYELSYDGTNYTMYRQSDGARTVYSAAQMAQGINQDGMTLRINSGAMNANDRFVIKPLEGMIGSLAVRTTDPKEIAAAAPVVSSLGASNTGSVKVVQHTVDTPSISSTDSAINPALKNQVTINFTSATSFTYTDTVTGVTSAAQTYTAGMTLQINGWSMKMDGTPATGDTITVKPNIGGVADNRNALALGKLQTTRLLEGGSATYQESYGRMVSTIGTQTNEATIMSKAQNKLLENAESSRDSVSAVNLDEEAANLLRYQQAYQAASKVIQIAQSAFQEIMNIGR
- the radA gene encoding DNA repair protein RadA, with product MSKAKNQFVCRLCGGVSPKWQGQCPQCGEWNSLEEQQAQAAVTTGRFQSLAADGAIKNLSDVEAEELPRTPTHLAELDRVLGGGLVPGGVVLIGGDPGIGKSTLLLQALAKLSETLAVLYVSGEESAQQIALRARRLGVPAAKVRLYPEISLEKILLALEKESPKVVVIDSIQTIYTEALTSAPGSVAQVRECSAQLTRFAKRHGTSILLVGHVTKEGALAGPRVLEHIVDAVLYFEGDTHSSFRLIRAIKNRFGAVNELGVFAMTDKGLREVANPSALFLSQHDTPVPGSCVMVTQEGSRPMLVEVQALVDDAHAAQVKRLAVGVEQNRLALLLAVLHRHAGIAAFDQDVFINAVGGVRIVEPAADLAMLIAIVSSLKNRALPNKMVVFGEVGLAGEVRPVQRGQERLREAAKLGFTHAIVPKANKPKQAIEGMVIVAVDRLEQAVEAAF
- a CDS encoding flagellar basal body P-ring protein FlgI, whose translation is MRKLILAIALCVYTLPVYADRLKDLASFAGVRNNQLVGYGLVVGLDGSGDQTTQTPFTVQSVVNMLTNMGVQVPTGGNLQLKNVAAVTVTATLPPFARPGQPLDIVVSSIGNAKSLRGGTLLMAPLKGADGQIYAMAQGNLVVAGAGASAGGSSTQINQLATGRIPAGATVERAVPTLLGNGEFVQLELLKTDFSTASRVVNAINSQIGPVAAALDGRVIQVRAPLDPNQRVAFLAKLEGVNVTPGETSPKVIINARTGSVVMNQAVTIDPCAIAHGNLTVTILADNKVEQPKPLANGQTAKVQNADIDIEVGKGPVVRLPKAATLNQVVRALNAVGATPQDLLAILQAMKIAGALNAELEVI
- the flgL gene encoding flagellar hook-associated protein FlgL, encoding MRIATTTLFNIGSSNLQGHIADQAKLQSQLSSGRKILTPADDPIASARILDIAQAKSINEQYATNSSAADSFMRLSESTMHQVTGLIQNVQELAVSAGNPALGPEEKRMKEAELKGRYQELLALANTTDGQGNYLFSGFKGDTKPFTESSFGNVGYFGDDGQRIVQISDGRQIPISESGADVFQRIKNGNGTFVTAYNSANVGSGIVSPGEVTDPQKWAAAPAPRDFSVQFYWQPNATKPEAPIITYDLIDSSGVSLISGAATAGNTSGPRTFSSGGDIEFKRLPSDPAGAAWDYGIKMNVSGSPIPLDPTTKIPTGAPGAADNFSVKPSTNVDLFTTLGKLSTALNSYQIDGSGKGQASFQNQLNTALSDLSNALSNVVTTQAYLGARMNETDSVKDTTEDLKLQYAKTLSGLQDLDYAAAISDFAQNQMVLDAARKSFAQVQDLSLFKYI
- a CDS encoding flagellar basal body L-ring protein FlgH; the encoded protein is MKKLRLVCWSFLLLSLTACVAPQSIVTQPTSARAQPSVLTGNNNGAIFQAATAKMLFEEPVARRIGDILVVTIEENLTAVNKANSSTNRDGGLTLSGSADIPYMPAALGKLFNATADISTNNKFAGKGETNSTNTFKGSIAVTVIDVFANGNLSIGGEKQVVVNGYNNVLRFTGVVNPNDIKAGNTISSTRVADARIEQVGQGAISDANTMGWMQRFFLSVWPF
- the flgJ gene encoding flagellar assembly peptidoglycan hydrolase FlgJ: MLPRATLDSQSISADPRSLDRLRASSLNNKGAAAQGAAQQFEALLLQQMLSAMRKAAPTDEFDQSAASQTFKGMRDQQLAQNWAQSGGIGFAKLIVRQLNIQDNPALLQQPLLSEVRGAIKRPLVANAAAVAAKPAAEGLSVAADSKAKLDAVPDFVRKLGDAAKSTAANLGLSPHLLLAHAALETGWGKKGIKSSDGIESHNLFGIKAGSGWQGKTVDVLTTEYVDGIAQKRIEKFRAYDSYADSMADYASLIKRRYGAAVAQGSDAIGFAKALVAGGYATDPQYVQKLTRVADRVAEQLGLSRVSA